In a genomic window of Candidatus Hydrogenedentota bacterium:
- a CDS encoding exo-alpha-sialidase — protein MKIHFIFVMSLLILVQPGVFAAPEGIAPGIMVSHDLFNNSMCEGVGCYRIPSLVTTPDGVLIAVMDERMGKCADLHDSKDTNLVMRRSEDNGLTWSALERIVDFEYGKSASDTAMIVDWQSNEVFLLYNVMDFNTEPGIYRIHVIRSKDNGRSWGEAEDITAQITKASWHKDFKFVTSGRGIQTRSGDLLHCLVNMDKGVHLFGSRTHGKDWFFIDTPLEGVDESKVVELADGSWMVNSRITNKGGRYVFRSDDQGAHWRGKPEPALIDPSCNASLIRYTSMSEGYDKNRLLFANAKSKKKRENLTVRISYDEAQSWSEGKTIYSGSSEYSSLTILNNGHIALLFEKDIHKENVFVVFSLEWLTDGQDSYTPPQQP, from the coding sequence ATGAAGATTCATTTTATCTTCGTTATGTCATTACTGATACTCGTTCAGCCGGGTGTTTTCGCTGCGCCGGAAGGTATCGCTCCGGGGATTATGGTGAGCCATGATTTATTCAACAATTCCATGTGCGAGGGTGTCGGCTGCTATCGTATTCCGTCGCTGGTGACCACTCCTGACGGGGTGCTTATTGCTGTGATGGACGAGCGCATGGGAAAATGCGCCGATCTTCATGACAGCAAAGATACGAATTTGGTCATGCGTCGCAGCGAAGACAACGGACTGACTTGGTCAGCCTTGGAACGTATCGTCGATTTTGAGTATGGCAAATCCGCTTCCGATACCGCCATGATAGTGGATTGGCAGAGCAATGAAGTTTTTCTTTTATATAACGTTATGGATTTCAACACGGAACCGGGCATCTATCGGATCCATGTTATCCGAAGCAAAGACAATGGCCGGTCTTGGGGCGAAGCTGAAGATATTACCGCTCAGATAACAAAGGCGAGCTGGCACAAAGACTTTAAATTTGTAACCTCGGGCCGAGGCATACAAACACGCTCCGGTGATTTGCTTCATTGTCTTGTCAATATGGATAAAGGCGTTCATCTCTTTGGCAGCCGGACCCACGGAAAAGATTGGTTTTTTATCGACACGCCCCTTGAAGGGGTTGATGAATCCAAAGTGGTGGAATTGGCTGATGGCAGTTGGATGGTGAACAGCCGGATAACAAACAAAGGCGGACGCTATGTATTTCGTTCCGATGACCAAGGCGCTCATTGGCGAGGCAAGCCTGAGCCTGCGCTGATCGACCCCAGTTGCAACGCAAGCCTAATCCGATATACCTCGATGTCGGAGGGCTACGATAAAAATCGGCTGCTCTTTGCCAACGCAAAATCGAAGAAGAAGCGTGAAAATCTTACAGTACGCATCAGTTACGATGAGGCGCAAAGCTGGTCGGAAGGCAAGACCATTTATTCCGGTTCGTCGGAATACTCCAGTTTAACCATTTTAAATAATGGTCATATAGCCTTGCTCTTTGAAAAAGATATCCACAAAGAAAATGTTTTTGTTGTTTTCTCTCTCGAATGGCTCACGGATGGACAGGATTCTTATACGCCCCCGCAACAACCCTAA
- a CDS encoding sugar phosphate isomerase/epimerase, translating to MAAASLSAGAAQGSDAEAAKAPPLCVFSKHLQFLNYEKLAVTCRQLRLDGVDLTVRRGGHVRPERVAVDLPKAVDALRAEGIAVPMITTDYLSAKDPYVPEVLAAAQQCGISYCRIGSHRYVQDEAIAEQLRRITEDIRGLAAVAEEHEITAGYHNHSGANNFGANLWDLYRIYEQVDSPYLGSNFDVGHAQVENGYGNWEITARLMAPWVRMMSVKDFYFEDGKPLWCPLGEGMVDVARYLALFRTHAGFAGPVSLHFEYKIKGREEMIQEIEKTVNYMRKEIFPKAGYGDSRVS from the coding sequence TTGGCGGCTGCATCTTTATCGGCAGGCGCAGCGCAAGGAAGCGACGCCGAAGCTGCGAAAGCGCCGCCCCTTTGTGTATTTTCCAAGCATCTTCAATTTCTTAATTATGAGAAGTTGGCGGTGACTTGTCGACAATTAAGACTTGATGGCGTTGATTTGACCGTACGCCGTGGCGGACATGTACGCCCTGAACGGGTTGCCGTTGATTTGCCGAAGGCAGTTGATGCGCTCCGTGCGGAGGGGATCGCCGTGCCCATGATCACCACCGACTATCTAAGCGCGAAAGATCCTTATGTGCCTGAGGTGCTCGCGGCGGCGCAACAATGCGGTATCTCCTATTGCCGTATTGGCAGCCACCGCTATGTCCAAGATGAAGCGATTGCCGAGCAGCTGCGCCGTATTACCGAAGACATACGAGGGCTGGCAGCAGTGGCGGAAGAACATGAAATCACAGCGGGTTATCATAACCATTCGGGAGCAAATAATTTCGGCGCCAACTTATGGGATCTGTACCGCATCTATGAGCAGGTAGACTCCCCCTATTTGGGTTCCAATTTTGATGTGGGCCACGCACAAGTTGAAAACGGATACGGCAACTGGGAGATTACCGCCCGGCTGATGGCGCCCTGGGTGCGCATGATGTCGGTGAAAGATTTTTACTTTGAGGATGGGAAGCCCCTGTGGTGTCCCCTCGGCGAAGGCATGGTTGATGTGGCCCGTTATTTAGCGTTGTTTCGGACTCATGCAGGTTTCGCCGGTCCCGTATCGCTCCACTTTGAATATAAAATTAAGGGGCGCGAAGAAATGATCCAAGAAATAGAAAAGACTGTGAATTATATGCGCAAAGAGATTTTTCCCAAAGCGGGATATGGCGACAGCAGAGTTTCCTAA
- a CDS encoding TIGR03960 family B12-binding radical SAM protein — protein MTLTPFPDRLYEQAEKPARYIGGEWNSIVKDKADVKLRLCLVFPDIYELGLGNLGLQILYTILNQEADIWAERAYLPGPDMEALMRAHNETLRMLESQEPVTQAQGIGFTLQSELTYVNVLKIIQLTGLPLFSEERDSTMPLLFAGGPCAYNPEPLAPFLDFFVIGDGEDVILEIAKCLRKGKGALKETVLQALAEVEGVYVPALYGQEKISDTLWLPDASKPPIHAAFLSDLDQAIYPERYITPYVQLVHDGVGVEVLRGCTHGCRFCQAGMLTRPVRERSVPTVCKLLDGALSHSGMDAATLVSLSTCDHSQINTLLRETAQIAAAHQASQALPSLRLDRFSVAMADYVSSRRRSGLTFAPEAGTARLRAVINKDLTDEQLFELAHDAFSRGWTHIKLYFMIGLPTETDADVDAIAELCLRTLREGRKARSNAQLRLGVSTFVPKAFTPFQWAAQIGLEETVEKQRRLASLLRNNRRIIFGRHSPESSFIEGLLSRADRRAAALLHRVLQHGGGYESWSEHLNFGAWQRAIEETNYPVAEQFAERQADARFPWDHIDAQVSRDALFEEWQRAHEEGFTQDCRVGPCHLCGALRHSAAACTLMQKRSKQGAEEDAPLQERALEAHEDAPIAVQRLRFQVGRTGRLRLLSHLETAEAWIRALRRAGLALASSQGFHARPKVTFSTAMPVGEESEAELMDVVLEKEYDPAQALAALRAQLPDGFTAYTVEERPMKEASLMAQLQGHRYLLLPDHMPEDMAVKIEALLEKEQWHMERMVKNRSKFGDKKRKAITIDLRPLVSELACVDAHEDTEQRTAVTFTTLLTEGRLAKPKELIMLLGLDPIATRVRKTESFLEA, from the coding sequence ATGACCTTAACCCCATTTCCTGACCGCCTTTACGAACAGGCAGAAAAACCGGCTCGTTACATAGGGGGTGAATGGAATTCAATTGTGAAAGACAAGGCAGACGTAAAGCTGCGCCTCTGTCTTGTTTTCCCGGATATCTATGAATTAGGACTGGGTAATCTGGGTCTGCAAATTCTCTATACCATTTTGAACCAAGAAGCGGACATATGGGCGGAGCGTGCCTATCTTCCCGGGCCGGACATGGAAGCCTTAATGCGTGCCCACAACGAAACCTTACGCATGCTGGAGTCCCAAGAGCCGGTCACCCAAGCGCAAGGGATCGGTTTTACCCTGCAATCAGAATTAACTTATGTTAATGTGCTCAAAATTATCCAACTTACGGGTCTGCCGCTTTTTTCGGAAGAACGAGACAGCACGATGCCCCTCCTCTTCGCAGGGGGACCTTGTGCCTACAATCCCGAACCTCTCGCTCCTTTCCTCGATTTCTTTGTGATCGGAGATGGCGAGGACGTGATTTTGGAAATTGCGAAATGCCTGCGCAAGGGCAAAGGCGCGCTCAAAGAAACAGTGCTGCAAGCCTTGGCGGAAGTGGAAGGGGTCTATGTGCCCGCTCTCTATGGGCAAGAGAAAATAAGCGATACCCTTTGGCTTCCTGACGCGAGCAAGCCGCCCATTCACGCTGCTTTCCTCTCCGATCTCGACCAAGCCATCTACCCCGAACGCTATATCACGCCCTATGTCCAACTGGTACACGACGGCGTGGGCGTGGAAGTCTTGCGCGGCTGCACGCACGGATGCCGCTTTTGTCAGGCAGGCATGCTGACGCGGCCTGTGCGGGAACGCTCCGTGCCAACCGTATGTAAGCTCCTCGATGGGGCACTCTCCCACTCGGGCATGGACGCCGCCACTTTAGTCTCTTTATCCACCTGTGACCACTCCCAAATCAATACCTTGCTCCGAGAAACAGCGCAAATCGCCGCTGCCCATCAAGCATCACAAGCGCTGCCATCGCTGCGGCTCGATCGCTTTTCCGTCGCCATGGCCGATTATGTGAGTTCCCGACGGCGCAGCGGACTTACTTTTGCGCCCGAAGCAGGCACGGCACGGCTGCGCGCAGTCATCAACAAAGATCTTACAGACGAACAGCTTTTTGAGTTGGCTCATGACGCCTTTTCCCGAGGCTGGACCCATATTAAACTTTACTTTATGATCGGACTGCCCACCGAAACAGATGCTGATGTGGACGCTATCGCAGAACTCTGTCTTCGTACACTCCGTGAAGGGCGAAAAGCACGCTCCAACGCACAGCTGCGCTTAGGCGTCTCTACCTTCGTACCCAAAGCCTTCACCCCTTTCCAGTGGGCGGCTCAAATCGGCCTGGAAGAAACGGTGGAAAAACAACGGCGCTTAGCGTCCCTTTTGCGGAACAACCGACGCATCATCTTTGGAAGGCACAGTCCGGAAAGCTCGTTCATAGAAGGCCTGCTCAGCCGTGCCGACCGACGCGCCGCAGCACTGCTCCATAGGGTCTTACAACATGGCGGCGGCTACGAGAGCTGGAGCGAACATCTCAATTTCGGCGCGTGGCAAAGAGCCATAGAAGAAACGAACTATCCCGTGGCAGAACAATTTGCCGAACGGCAAGCCGACGCACGCTTCCCTTGGGATCATATTGACGCACAAGTCAGTCGCGACGCCCTCTTCGAAGAATGGCAGCGCGCCCATGAGGAAGGTTTTACACAGGATTGCCGTGTCGGTCCCTGCCATCTCTGCGGTGCATTGCGTCACAGCGCCGCCGCCTGTACACTCATGCAAAAACGCAGCAAACAGGGTGCCGAGGAGGACGCGCCTCTACAGGAACGCGCCCTTGAGGCACATGAGGATGCGCCTATAGCTGTGCAACGACTGCGCTTTCAGGTGGGCCGCACAGGCCGCCTTCGTTTGCTGAGTCATCTGGAAACGGCGGAGGCGTGGATACGGGCGCTGCGCCGTGCCGGCCTCGCCTTGGCGTCATCACAGGGTTTTCATGCGCGCCCTAAAGTTACCTTTTCCACCGCTATGCCTGTAGGTGAAGAGAGCGAAGCGGAACTTATGGACGTGGTTTTGGAAAAAGAATATGATCCTGCACAGGCCTTAGCAGCGTTACGTGCCCAATTGCCCGACGGCTTCACTGCCTACACTGTTGAAGAGCGGCCCATGAAGGAGGCTTCCCTCATGGCGCAGCTGCAGGGACACCGTTATCTCTTGCTGCCCGATCATATGCCTGAAGATATGGCGGTAAAAATCGAAGCACTCCTGGAAAAGGAGCAATGGCATATGGAACGGATGGTGAAGAATCGCTCCAAGTTTGGCGATAAAAAACGCAAAGCCATCACCATTGATTTGCGGCCCCTGGTAAGCGAATTGGCCTGTGTAGATGCACACGAGGATACAGAACAACGGACAGCCGTCACCTTCACCACCCTGCTCACAGAGGGACGCCTCGCCAAACCCAAAGAACTGATAATGCTTTTGGGATTGGATCCTATTGCCACCCGGGTACGCAAAACAGAAAGCTTTTTAGAGGCCTAG